A single region of the Sorghum bicolor cultivar BTx623 chromosome 9, Sorghum_bicolor_NCBIv3, whole genome shotgun sequence genome encodes:
- the LOC8069535 gene encoding protein NRT1/ PTR FAMILY 6.1 produces MDLEALPPASASAAAAKEIKSPEVLPEPSSLSALQRKKLGAHFLESDERRFSRGCRTPLGGGYDEPPSSVGAAAGGGTTPVNIRGEPIRDLSRIGGWVASFFIFGNEMAERMAYFGLSVDMVIFMFKVMHRPFTSSANAVNNFLGISQASSVLGGFLADAYLGRYWTVAIFTTMYLVGLIALTVSASVPALVPTQEGCDKLAMLLGACAPAALWQMAYLQTALYVTAFGTAGIRPCVSSFGADQFDGAAP; encoded by the coding sequence ATGGACCTGGAAGCACTGCCCCCGGCGTCagcatcggcggcggcggccaaggAGATCAAGTCGCCGGAGGTGCTGCCGGAGCCAAGCTCGCTGTCGGCGCTGCAGCGGAAGAAGCTGGGCGCGCACTTCCTAGAGAGCGACGAGCGCCGCTTCTCCCGCGGCTGCAGGACGCCCCTGGGCGGCGGCTACGACGAGCCACCCTCCTCcgttggcgccgccgccggcggcggcaccaCGCCAGTGAACATCCGTGGCGAGCCGATCCGGGACCTATCGAGGATCGGTGGGTGGGTGGCGTCCTTCTTCATCTTCGGCAACGAGATGGCGGAGCGGATGGCCTACTTCGGCCTCTCCGTCGACATGGTCATCTTCATGTTCAAGGTCATGCACCGCCCCTTCACCAGCTCCGCCAACGCCGTCAACAACTTCCTCGGCATCTCCCAGGCGTCCTCCGTGCTGGGCGGGTTCCTCGCCGACGCCTACCTGGGGCGGTACTGGACCGTcgccatcttcaccaccatgtaCCTGGTGGGCCTCATCGCGCTCACCGTCAGCGCCAGCGTGCCGGCGCTCGTGCCCACGCAGGAGGGATGCGACAAGCTCGCCATGCTGCTGGGCGCCTGCGCGCCCGCCGCACTTTGGCAGATGGCGTACCTCCAGACGGCGCTCTACGTCACGGCGTTCGGCACCGCCGGGATCCGGCCCTGCGTCTCCTCCTTCGGCGCCGACCAGTTCGACGGCGCGGCTCCCTAG
- the LOC8069536 gene encoding serine/threonine-protein phosphatase PP1, translating into MMMTRAPMGPMEGAAVDEVVRRLVEGGRGGRQVQLSEAEIRQLCVEGKRVLLSQPNLLRIHAPVKICGDIHGQFVDLLRLFDLGGYPPASTYVFLGDYVDRGKQSLETICLLLAYKIRYPEKIFLLRGNHEDAKINRVYGFYDECKRRFNVRLWKIFSDCFNCLPIAALIDDKILCMHGGLSPELTSLDQIKDIERPAEIPDYGLLCDLLWSDPSPDGEGWGESDRGVSCTFGADKLVEFLEKNDLDLICRAHQVVEDGYEFFAQRRLVTIFSAPNYCGEFDNAGALLSIDESLMCSFQILKPTDMGPPHARKQIPNKPARG; encoded by the exons ATGATGATGACGCGGGCCCCGATGGGGCCGATGGAAGGCGCGGCGGTGGACGAGGTGGTGCGCCGCCTCGTGGAGGGCGGCCGCGGCGGGCGCCAGGTGCAGCTGTCCGAGGCGGAGATCCGCCAGCTCTGCGTCGAGGGCAAGCGCGTGCTCCTCTCCCAGCCCAACCTCCTCCGAATCCACGCCCCCGTCAAGATCTGCG GTGATATCCACGGCCAgtttgttgaccttctgaggtTGTTCGATTTGGGCGGTTATCCTCCAGCTTCGACTTACGTATTCCTCGGAGACTATGTCGATAGAGGCAAACAGAGCTTGGAAACTATATGCTTGCTGCTGGCATACAAAATCCGGTACCCCGAGAAGATTTTCCTGTTGAGGGGGAACCATGAGGATGCCAAGATCAACAGAGTCTACGGTTTCTATGACGAATGTAAGAGGAGGTTCAATGTTCGGCTGTGGAAGATATTCTCCGATTGCTTCAACTGCCTTCCTATTGCAGCGCTCATTGATGACAAAATACTGTGCATGCATGGTGGTCTGTCACCTGAGTTGACTAGTTTGGACCAGATAAAGGATATTGAGCGGCCTGCTGAGATTCCTGATTATGGTCTCCTGTGTGATCTGCTGTGGTCTGATCCTAGCCCTGATGGAGAAGGGTGGGGGGAGAGTGACAGGGGTGTTTCGTGTACGTTTGGTGCAGATAAACTTGTGGAGTTTTTGGAGAAGAACGATCTCGATCTTATATGCCGAGCTCATCAG GTGGTTGAAGATGGTTATGAGTTCTTTGCACAACGAAGATTAGTGACAATCTTTTCAGCTCCAAATTATTGTGGAGAGTTTGATAATGCTGGTGCCCTATTGAGCATAGATGAGAGCCTAATGTGTTCATTTCAGATCCTGAAACCAACTGATATGGGTCCACCACATGCAAGAAAACAAATTCCGAATAAG CCAGCAAGAGGGTGA
- the LOC8076009 gene encoding U1 small nuclear ribonucleoprotein A — protein MSGEAAAAAVGGGGGGGGEGETNGVQPNVTIYINNLNEKIKLEELKKSLTAVFSQFGKILDVLAFKTLKHKGQAWVVFEDVASATEALKRMQGFPFYDKTMRIQYAKTKSDIVAKADGTFVPRERRKRVDEKPEKKQKREHHHDASQIGMGVNAYPGVYGAPQLTQIPIAGGQRVIMPEIIVPNNILFVQNLPHETTPMMLQMLFCQYPGFKEVRMVEAKPGIAFVEYGDEGQATAAMNNLQSFKITKENQMVITYAKK, from the exons atgagcggcgaggcggcggcggcggccgtgggcggcggaggaggaggaggaggcgagggAGAGACGAACGGCGTCCAGCCGAACGTCACCATCTACATCAACAACCTCAACGAGAAGATCAAGCTCGAAG AACTTAAGAAGTCCCTAACTGCCGTTTTTTCCCAGTTTGGGAAGATTCTTGATGTGCTCGCTTTCAAGACTTTGAAGCATAAAGGCCAAGCTTGGGTTGTCTTCGAAGATGTCGCATCAGCGACTGAGGCTCTCAAGAGGATGCAGGGATTTCCCTTCTATGACAAAACTATG AGAATTCAATATGCCAAGACCAAGTCGGATATTGTAGCAAAGGCCGATGGCACCTTTGTACCTCGAGAAAGAAGAAAGAGGGTCGATGAAAAAC CTGAAAAGAAGCAGAAGCGCGAGCACCACCATGATGCTAGTCAAATTGGGATGGGTGTAAATGCTTACCCTGGTGTATATGGGGCTCCACAG CTCACCCAGATACCTATAGCTGGAGGACAGAGGGTCATTATGCCAGAGATTATCGTACCAAACAACATCCTGTTCGTCCAAAACCTGCCACACGAGACAACACCCATGATGCTCCAGATGCTCTTCTGCCAGTACCCTGGCTTCAAGGAGGTTCGGATGGTCGAGGCGAAGCCTGGGATTGCTTTCGTGGAGTATGGAGACGAGGGGCAGGCCACTGCTGCCATGAACAACCTTCAAAGCTTCAAGATTACAAAAGAAAACCAGATGGTCATCACATACGCGAAGAAGTAA